Proteins encoded together in one Sulfitobacter pontiacus window:
- a CDS encoding glutathione S-transferase family protein, with protein sequence MYKVIGATKTRAMRVMWMLEELGQPYNHLPCAPRSDEAKQYNPSGKIPALVDGDDVLTDSVAIMQYLADKHGALTAPAGTAARAHQDALTFWLIDEMDAILWAAAKHSFVFPQEQRVPEIKDSLKAEFARSAAILSDRLDGPFLMGEEVTIPDLLATHCINWSIGAGFARVDDKLGNWAKSMRDRPAFKAAATREG encoded by the coding sequence ATGTATAAGGTAATCGGGGCAACCAAAACGCGGGCGATGCGGGTGATGTGGATGCTCGAGGAGTTGGGCCAGCCCTACAATCACCTGCCCTGTGCGCCGCGTTCGGACGAGGCCAAGCAATACAACCCGTCCGGCAAAATTCCCGCACTTGTGGACGGCGACGACGTGCTGACCGATTCTGTCGCGATCATGCAGTATCTGGCGGACAAGCATGGCGCGCTGACCGCCCCCGCTGGCACCGCGGCCCGTGCGCATCAGGATGCGTTGACCTTCTGGCTGATCGACGAAATGGATGCGATCCTTTGGGCTGCGGCGAAACACAGCTTTGTTTTCCCGCAGGAACAGCGCGTCCCCGAGATCAAGGATAGCCTGAAAGCCGAATTCGCCCGCTCCGCTGCGATCCTTTCAGACAGGTTGGACGGGCCGTTCCTGATGGGGGAGGAGGTCACCATACCGGATTTGCTGGCGACCCATTGCATCAACTGGTCCATCGGCGCGGGATTTGCGCGGGTGGATGACAAGCTGGGAAATTGGGCCAAGTCCATGCGTGACCGCCCCGCGTTCAAGGCCGCCGCCACCCGCGAAGGTTAA
- the holA gene encoding DNA polymerase III subunit delta translates to MKLPPRDANAYFAKPDPTKTGLLIYGGDAMRVALKRQTFLKNLLGPNAEEEMRLTRIQAADLRRDAPMLLDAIKAVGFFPGPRAAFVEDANDNIAKILTDALADWQPGDAQIVVSAGDLKKTSKVLKAFEAHKNAFATPIYDNPPDRAEIERVLAEAKLSPEADAMGALSELARVLDPGDFRQMVDKITLYKIGDAGPLTAEDVVNCAPTSTEAEVDDILHVVAEARAGDIGPVMAKLQAQGVNAVTLIIMATRHFRTLYRIASNPGGQIWGVRDRDRAMRQAKNWGAAKLETALTVLTDTDLTLRSAGQHAPTMALVERAFIRLAMLGAQR, encoded by the coding sequence ATGAAGCTGCCCCCGCGCGACGCGAATGCCTATTTCGCCAAGCCCGATCCGACGAAGACCGGGCTGCTGATCTATGGCGGCGATGCGATGCGTGTCGCGTTGAAACGACAGACTTTCCTGAAAAACCTGCTGGGCCCTAATGCCGAAGAAGAAATGCGCCTGACCCGTATTCAGGCCGCTGACCTGCGGCGGGATGCGCCTATGTTGCTGGACGCGATCAAGGCCGTGGGTTTCTTTCCGGGGCCGCGCGCGGCTTTTGTGGAAGACGCCAACGACAATATCGCCAAAATCCTAACCGATGCACTGGCCGACTGGCAGCCGGGCGACGCCCAGATCGTCGTGTCGGCGGGGGATCTGAAAAAAACCTCCAAGGTGCTCAAGGCGTTCGAGGCACATAAGAACGCTTTCGCCACCCCAATCTACGACAATCCGCCCGACCGGGCAGAGATTGAACGCGTGCTTGCCGAAGCAAAGCTCAGCCCCGAGGCGGATGCGATGGGGGCGCTTAGTGAATTGGCGCGGGTGCTTGATCCGGGCGATTTTCGTCAAATGGTCGATAAAATCACGCTTTATAAGATCGGCGACGCAGGCCCCCTCACGGCAGAGGATGTGGTCAACTGCGCCCCCACCTCGACAGAGGCAGAGGTCGACGACATCCTGCATGTCGTAGCAGAGGCGCGCGCGGGCGACATCGGCCCCGTGATGGCCAAGCTGCAGGCCCAAGGGGTGAACGCCGTGACGCTGATCATCATGGCGACACGTCATTTTCGCACGCTTTACCGCATCGCGAGCAATCCGGGCGGCCAGATCTGGGGCGTGCGCGACCGCGATCGCGCCATGCGTCAGGCCAAAAACTGGGGCGCGGCCAAACTGGAAACCGCATTGACCGTGCTGACAGACACCGACCTGACGCTTCGGTCAGCAGGCCAACACGCGCCGACGATGGCGCTGGTCGAACGCGCCTTTATCCGCCTCGCCATGCTGGGGGCACAACGCTAA
- a CDS encoding TIGR03862 family flavoprotein yields the protein MTSENLPARRGVVIGAGPAGLMAAEMMAAAGMAVTVCDHKPSVGRKLLMAGKSGLNITKAEEHAKFLNAFSTAKGTLEPILNSFDATAVQEWAKGLGQTLFTGSTGRVFPTVMKASPLLRAWLARLADAGVAVNTRWRWTGWEDGAPVFDTPDGMKGLPADVTVLAMGGASWSRLGSTGAWALPLRDAGVDIAPFAPANAGIAMNWSAHMEAHFGAALKGIGLKSGTYRSRGEAVISARGLEGGGIYTVSRGLREGHPLMLDLLPDHSREALVEKLAKPRGKMSVANYLRKTLKLDVAKIALLQEMARPLPANATDLARLLKALPVKHAGLRPLDEAISTAGGVKLDALDDGLMLHARPGVFVAGEMLDWEGPTGGYLISACLATGRWAGQHAAAWAQRD from the coding sequence ATGACATCAGAAAATTTGCCCGCCCGCCGCGGGGTTGTCATCGGCGCGGGGCCTGCAGGGCTGATGGCGGCCGAAATGATGGCCGCGGCAGGCATGGCGGTGACGGTCTGCGATCACAAGCCATCCGTCGGGCGCAAGCTGTTGATGGCGGGTAAATCGGGGCTGAATATCACCAAGGCCGAAGAACACGCCAAATTCCTGAACGCTTTTTCGACGGCGAAAGGAACGCTTGAACCCATTCTTAACAGTTTCGATGCTACGGCGGTGCAGGAATGGGCCAAGGGATTGGGGCAAACCCTATTCACCGGCTCTACCGGGCGGGTTTTCCCGACCGTGATGAAGGCGTCGCCGCTGCTGCGTGCGTGGCTGGCGCGGCTGGCCGATGCAGGTGTTGCGGTGAATACCCGCTGGCGTTGGACCGGATGGGAAGACGGCGCGCCGGTGTTCGATACGCCAGACGGCATGAAAGGCTTGCCGGCCGATGTCACTGTGCTGGCCATGGGCGGGGCAAGCTGGTCGCGCTTGGGGTCCACCGGTGCCTGGGCTTTGCCGCTGCGCGACGCGGGCGTCGATATCGCGCCTTTTGCGCCTGCCAATGCAGGAATCGCGATGAACTGGTCGGCGCATATGGAGGCGCATTTCGGCGCGGCGCTGAAAGGGATCGGCTTGAAATCAGGCACCTACCGATCGCGGGGGGAGGCGGTGATTTCCGCCCGCGGATTGGAAGGCGGCGGGATCTATACCGTGTCGCGCGGGCTGCGTGAGGGGCATCCGCTGATGCTGGACCTGCTGCCGGATCACTCTCGCGAGGCGCTGGTCGAAAAGCTGGCTAAGCCACGTGGCAAGATGAGCGTGGCAAACTATCTGCGCAAAACGCTCAAACTGGACGTGGCCAAGATTGCGCTGCTTCAGGAAATGGCGCGCCCCTTGCCGGCGAACGCGACTGACTTGGCGAGGTTGCTGAAAGCGCTGCCGGTGAAACACGCAGGGCTGCGCCCGCTGGACGAGGCGATTTCCACCGCAGGCGGGGTAAAGCTTGATGCGCTGGATGACGGGTTGATGCTACACGCCCGCCCCGGCGTTTTCGTTGCAGGCGAAATGCTGGATTGGGAGGGCCCGACGGGCGGGTATCTGATCTCGGCCTGCCTTGCGACAGGCCGATGGGCCGGCCAACACGCTGCCGCTTGGGCGCAGCGGGATTAA
- a CDS encoding enoyl-CoA hydratase/isomerase family protein — MIDFDREGPVWVATINRPDKANSLTHEMLVALAEFMEDAQAARAVILTGTGKVFSAGADLDEARAGLAVSDIWERLSGAIAALPGLSICALNGTLAGGAMGMALACDLRICVPGARFFYPVMKLGFLPQPSDPARMAALIGPARSKLILMGGQKITAEEALTFGLVDRIVPAEELMQSARDIVADTVAATPEIATGIKAMCAPPETPAEMP, encoded by the coding sequence ATGATCGATTTCGACCGCGAAGGCCCTGTCTGGGTCGCGACGATCAACCGGCCGGACAAGGCGAATTCTCTCACCCACGAGATGCTGGTCGCCCTGGCCGAGTTCATGGAAGACGCCCAAGCCGCCCGCGCGGTGATCCTGACGGGTACTGGCAAAGTGTTCAGCGCCGGTGCCGATCTGGACGAGGCGCGCGCCGGGCTCGCTGTCTCTGACATATGGGAGAGGCTGTCGGGCGCGATTGCCGCGCTCCCGGGGCTGAGCATCTGCGCGCTGAACGGGACGCTGGCGGGGGGCGCTATGGGGATGGCGCTGGCCTGCGATCTGCGGATCTGCGTGCCCGGGGCCAGATTTTTCTATCCGGTGATGAAACTGGGGTTCTTGCCGCAACCCAGCGACCCCGCACGTATGGCAGCCTTGATCGGCCCTGCGCGCAGCAAGCTTATTCTGATGGGCGGGCAGAAGATCACCGCCGAAGAGGCACTAACGTTCGGCTTGGTCGATCGTATCGTGCCAGCCGAGGAGCTTATGCAAAGCGCACGCGATATCGTCGCCGATACCGTTGCCGCCACGCCCGAAATTGCCACTGGAATCAAAGCGATGTGCGCCCCGCCCGAAACCCCTGCCGAGATGCCCTAG
- a CDS encoding SDR family oxidoreductase, with protein MDMTGKTVMITGASRGIGAEAARVFADAGANVVLMARSQDAIADLAGEIGKQAIAIPCNVARFGEMSSAVETVLGAFGGVDVLINNAGVIEPISHLSASDPDEWSQVIDINLKGVYNGMRAVLPVMKDAGGGSILTISSGAAHHAIEAWSHYCASKAAVNMMGRSIHLEEAANGIRAIGLSPGTVATQMQREIKASGINPVSELAWEDHIPADWPARALLWMCSAEADTYCGEEISLRDEGIRKAIGLV; from the coding sequence ATGGATATGACAGGTAAAACCGTGATGATCACCGGTGCCAGCCGCGGGATCGGGGCCGAAGCGGCACGGGTTTTTGCAGACGCAGGGGCGAATGTCGTGCTGATGGCGCGGTCTCAGGACGCGATTGCCGATCTGGCGGGCGAAATTGGCAAGCAAGCCATCGCGATCCCCTGCAACGTGGCCCGTTTCGGTGAGATGTCCTCGGCGGTGGAAACGGTGCTGGGGGCCTTTGGCGGCGTCGATGTGCTGATCAACAACGCCGGTGTGATCGAACCGATCTCGCATCTTTCCGCGTCGGACCCTGACGAATGGTCGCAGGTCATCGATATCAACCTCAAGGGCGTCTACAACGGCATGCGCGCTGTCTTGCCCGTGATGAAAGACGCAGGCGGCGGGTCGATCCTGACCATCAGCTCGGGTGCCGCGCATCACGCCATCGAAGCCTGGAGCCACTATTGCGCGTCCAAAGCGGCGGTGAACATGATGGGCCGGTCGATCCACCTAGAGGAAGCCGCGAACGGGATCCGCGCCATCGGCCTGTCGCCGGGCACGGTCGCAACCCAGATGCAGCGCGAGATCAAGGCAAGCGGCATCAACCCCGTCAGCGAACTGGCATGGGAAGATCACATTCCCGCCGATTGGCCCGCGCGGGCCCTGTTGTGGATGTGCAGCGCCGAGGCCGACACATACTGTGGCGAGGAAATCTCGCTGCGCGACGAGGGCATCCGCAAAGCGATTGGTCTGGTATGA
- the lptE gene encoding LPS assembly lipoprotein LptE, with product MSLLNRRFLIALPLLVLAACGFQPVYGPGGTGTALQNAVQVDAPNDAYSYTLVREIETRLGRAASPRYALALTVDTSEEGLAIDSEDNTTRYNLVGKVDFALRNLSSGQIEVSGNVENFTGYSATGSTVATLAAERDAQKRLMVMLADQLVTRLYAADLTP from the coding sequence ATGTCGTTGCTTAACCGCCGTTTTCTTATCGCATTGCCACTGCTGGTCCTGGCGGCCTGCGGGTTTCAACCCGTTTACGGCCCCGGCGGCACTGGCACGGCGCTGCAAAACGCGGTGCAGGTCGACGCGCCGAATGATGCCTATTCCTACACGCTCGTTCGCGAGATCGAGACGCGGTTGGGCCGCGCCGCCAGCCCGCGTTATGCTTTGGCCCTGACCGTCGATACCTCGGAAGAGGGGTTGGCGATCGACAGCGAAGACAACACCACACGGTATAATCTGGTCGGCAAGGTCGATTTCGCCCTGCGCAACCTCAGCAGTGGTCAGATCGAGGTGTCAGGAAATGTCGAAAACTTTACCGGCTATTCCGCGACCGGGTCGACTGTTGCAACGCTCGCGGCAGAACGTGATGCCCAAAAACGCTTGATGGTCATGTTGGCCGACCAGCTGGTCACCCGCCTTTACGCGGCCGATCTGACCCCATGA
- the leuS gene encoding leucine--tRNA ligase, whose amino-acid sequence MPSYSPAEIEARWQAAWEKNDVFQAVRNADKPKYYVLEMFPYPSGRIHMGHVRNYTMGDVIARYKIATGHNVLHPMGWDAFGMPAENAAMAIGGHPKDWTYGNIADMRDQMKPLGLSIDWSREFATCDPEYYGQQQALFLDFLSEGLVYRKNAIVNWDPVDMTVLANEQVEAGRGWRSGALVERRELTQWFFKISDHSEELLDALDTLDNWPAKVKLMQANWIGKSRGLQFAFSTIDAPEGFDRIEVYTTRPDTLLGASFVGISPDHPLAKLLEKDSPEIAEFCAECRKGGTTEEAIETAEKLGMDTGLRVRHPFDTAWELPIYIANFILMDYGTGAIFGCPAHDARDFEFATKYGLPITSTFLPSEDADPKLAAPFVPAKSEKVYYNGGFAGEKWQTGEEAIIAAIDACEAQGVGQGVTKYRLRDWGLSRQRYWGCPIPVVHCDTCGVVPEKKENLPIELPYDVSFDTPGNPLDRHPTWRDCACPSCGAPAKRETDTMDTFVDSSWYFARFTAPRADTPTNMADAEYWMNVDQYIGGIEHAILHLLYSRFFARAMQITGHLPEKAIEPFNALFTQGMVTHEIYQTRDANDRPVYHLPEDVTDGKLADGTEVEIIPSAKMSKSKKNVVDPLGIIANYGADTARWFVLSDSPPERDVEWTASGAEAAYKHLNRVWNISSRIAEMDDSAAGTGDDDLLRAMHKTIHDVTMGVESFGFNAAIAKLYAFTATLQKSKAGKAAQREAIMTLAQLMAPMTPHLAEEIWTAQGGDGLITTSTWPQADEAMLVDDTVTLPIQINGKRRAEIQVPADMPKEEVEKIALSHEAVIRTLDGATPKKVIVVPGRIVNVVA is encoded by the coding sequence ATGCCCTCCTACTCCCCCGCCGAAATCGAAGCCCGCTGGCAAGCCGCCTGGGAAAAAAACGATGTGTTCCAAGCGGTACGCAACGCCGACAAGCCGAAGTATTACGTGCTCGAGATGTTTCCCTATCCGTCGGGGCGCATCCACATGGGGCACGTGCGGAACTATACGATGGGCGACGTGATCGCGCGCTACAAGATCGCGACGGGGCATAACGTGCTGCACCCGATGGGCTGGGATGCCTTCGGGATGCCCGCGGAAAATGCCGCGATGGCTATTGGCGGTCACCCCAAAGACTGGACCTATGGCAACATCGCCGACATGCGCGACCAGATGAAACCGCTGGGGTTGTCGATCGACTGGTCCCGCGAATTCGCCACCTGCGACCCCGAATATTACGGCCAGCAGCAGGCGCTGTTCCTCGATTTCCTGTCGGAAGGGCTGGTCTATCGCAAGAACGCCATCGTGAACTGGGATCCGGTCGATATGACCGTTCTGGCCAACGAACAGGTCGAGGCAGGGCGCGGCTGGCGCTCTGGCGCGCTGGTGGAACGGCGCGAGCTGACGCAATGGTTCTTCAAAATCTCCGACCACTCGGAAGAGCTGCTTGATGCGTTGGACACGCTTGATAACTGGCCCGCGAAGGTCAAACTGATGCAGGCCAACTGGATCGGCAAGTCGCGCGGGCTGCAATTCGCGTTCTCGACCATCGACGCGCCGGAAGGGTTCGACCGGATTGAAGTCTACACCACGCGCCCCGACACCCTGCTTGGCGCAAGCTTTGTCGGCATTTCGCCCGATCACCCGCTGGCCAAACTGCTTGAGAAAGACTCGCCCGAGATTGCGGAGTTCTGTGCCGAATGTCGCAAGGGCGGCACGACCGAAGAAGCGATCGAGACTGCCGAAAAGCTGGGGATGGATACCGGCCTGCGTGTGCGCCACCCCTTCGATACCGCTTGGGAACTGCCCATCTATATCGCGAACTTCATCCTGATGGATTATGGCACAGGGGCGATCTTTGGCTGCCCCGCCCACGATGCGCGGGACTTTGAATTCGCCACCAAATACGGGCTGCCGATTACGTCGACCTTCTTGCCGTCCGAGGACGCAGACCCGAAGCTCGCCGCGCCCTTCGTGCCGGCGAAATCCGAAAAAGTGTATTACAACGGCGGCTTTGCCGGCGAGAAATGGCAAACTGGCGAAGAGGCGATCATTGCGGCCATCGACGCCTGCGAAGCGCAGGGCGTGGGCCAAGGCGTGACCAAATACCGCCTGCGCGATTGGGGCCTGTCCCGGCAACGCTACTGGGGCTGCCCGATCCCGGTCGTGCATTGCGACACCTGCGGCGTGGTGCCCGAAAAGAAAGAGAACCTGCCGATCGAGCTGCCCTATGACGTCAGCTTTGACACGCCTGGCAATCCGTTGGACCGACACCCCACATGGCGCGACTGCGCCTGCCCGTCTTGCGGTGCGCCCGCGAAACGCGAAACCGATACGATGGACACATTCGTCGATTCCTCTTGGTATTTCGCCCGCTTTACCGCGCCACGCGCTGACACGCCGACCAATATGGCGGATGCGGAATACTGGATGAATGTGGACCAATATATCGGTGGCATCGAACACGCGATTCTGCACCTGCTGTATTCGCGCTTCTTCGCCCGCGCGATGCAGATCACCGGCCACCTGCCCGAAAAGGCGATTGAGCCGTTTAACGCGCTGTTCACGCAAGGCATGGTAACGCATGAGATCTACCAGACCCGCGACGCAAATGACCGCCCCGTCTATCACCTGCCCGAAGATGTGACCGACGGTAAACTCGCCGATGGGACAGAGGTTGAAATCATCCCTTCGGCCAAGATGTCGAAGTCGAAGAAAAACGTGGTCGACCCGCTGGGGATCATCGCGAACTACGGGGCGGATACCGCCCGCTGGTTCGTTCTGTCCGATTCGCCCCCCGAACGCGATGTCGAATGGACCGCATCCGGGGCAGAGGCGGCGTATAAGCACCTAAACCGCGTGTGGAACATCAGCAGCCGCATCGCCGAGATGGACGACAGCGCCGCAGGCACCGGCGACGACGATCTGCTGCGCGCGATGCACAAGACGATCCACGATGTCACGATGGGTGTGGAATCCTTTGGCTTCAACGCCGCGATTGCCAAGCTTTATGCCTTTACCGCGACGTTGCAGAAATCCAAGGCGGGCAAAGCCGCACAGCGCGAAGCGATCATGACGCTGGCCCAGTTGATGGCCCCGATGACCCCCCACCTGGCAGAGGAAATCTGGACCGCGCAAGGCGGCGACGGGTTGATCACCACCTCGACCTGGCCGCAAGCAGACGAAGCGATGCTGGTCGACGATACGGTGACCTTGCCGATCCAGATCAATGGCAAACGCCGCGCGGAAATTCAGGTACCTGCCGATATGCCGAAGGAAGAGGTTGAAAAGATCGCGCTGAGCCACGAAGCTGTCATTCGTACCCTTGATGGGGCCACGCCTAAAAAGGTCATCGTTGTGCCCGGACGGATCGTCAATGTCGTTGCTTAA
- a CDS encoding DUF3576 domain-containing protein, with product MVRSSVFKSTLALVVVSALGACGGLNFGPPNDNDPNLGLSPTNPNYVETNPDNTIWAIFNRKDNDTSVSVNKYLWSASLEVLNFLPVQSIDPYTGVIVTGYGTPPGGSQSYRATVLIDDPALDARSLNIALQTRGGRTVSKATSRAVEDAILSRAREMRIADAKF from the coding sequence ATGGTGCGCAGTTCGGTATTCAAATCTACACTAGCCCTCGTGGTGGTCTCAGCGCTTGGCGCATGCGGTGGCCTGAACTTCGGCCCGCCCAACGACAACGACCCGAACCTCGGGCTGTCTCCGACGAACCCCAACTATGTCGAGACGAACCCAGACAACACCATTTGGGCGATCTTCAACCGCAAAGACAATGACACCAGCGTGTCGGTCAACAAATACCTGTGGTCCGCGTCGCTCGAAGTTCTCAACTTTCTGCCCGTGCAATCCATCGACCCCTATACCGGCGTGATCGTGACCGGCTATGGCACCCCCCCGGGGGGCAGCCAGTCCTATCGCGCGACGGTCCTGATTGATGATCCCGCGCTTGATGCACGGTCGCTGAACATCGCGCTGCAAACCCGTGGCGGCCGCACGGTCAGCAAAGCAACCTCTCGCGCGGTCGAAGACGCGATCCTGAGCCGTGCGCGTGAAATGCGCATTGCCGACGCCAAATTCTAA